The Fibrobacter sp. UWB5 genome has a window encoding:
- a CDS encoding ABC transporter ATP-binding protein: MILNVSNLYKTYIRRGEEFNAVDNVEFFAWSGDFSVIYGESGSGKSTLLSLLSGINRPSQGSIIFNGVDFASLTDAELSAIRNDKIGYIPQESVFLPQFTVLENIFLPRAIREGNKIEVRDISELVDIDIHSKLETLGIAHLVNEMPAELSGGELKRASIVRALVNNPDIVIADEPTSNLDETNAKIVFDLLAELAQSGTSVLVATHDPRGFKYGDRIYTMHKGRLLPNGESDYGGL; the protein is encoded by the coding sequence TTGATTTTAAACGTATCTAATTTATATAAAACCTATATCCGTCGCGGCGAAGAATTTAACGCAGTTGATAATGTTGAATTTTTTGCCTGGTCCGGTGATTTCTCGGTAATCTATGGCGAATCGGGAAGCGGAAAGAGTACGCTTTTATCGCTCCTTTCGGGAATCAATCGCCCCTCGCAGGGATCTATCATTTTTAATGGTGTTGATTTTGCAAGTTTGACAGATGCCGAACTTTCCGCGATTCGTAACGATAAAATCGGCTACATTCCACAAGAATCCGTTTTCTTGCCGCAATTTACCGTGCTTGAAAATATCTTCTTGCCGCGGGCGATTCGCGAGGGCAATAAGATTGAGGTGAGGGATATTTCGGAATTGGTCGATATTGATATTCATTCAAAACTCGAAACTCTCGGCATTGCCCATTTGGTGAATGAAATGCCGGCGGAGCTTTCGGGTGGCGAACTCAAGCGAGCCTCGATTGTGCGCGCTCTTGTCAACAATCCCGATATCGTGATTGCTGACGAACCGACCAGCAACCTTGACGAAACTAATGCCAAGATTGTCTTTGACCTTTTGGCGGAACTTGCGCAGTCGGGAACGTCGGTACTTGTGGCTACCCATGATCCTCGCGGCTTCAAGTATGGCGACCGCATTTACACCATGCACAAGGGGAGACTCTTGCCGAACGGTGAATCTGATTACGGCGGATTATAA
- a CDS encoding O-acetylhomoserine aminocarboxypropyltransferase/cysteine synthase family protein, producing the protein MSIKTSKKSSKISADVTNPANWNFGTKCLQAGWKPKVGEPRVLPIFQSTTYKYEDVDEVERLFALKQSGNKYTRTGNPTVAAFEAKITELEGGVGAVATASGQSAVLLAISNLVKAGDHIVASKAVYGGTYTLLDVRLSKLGVETTFIDPEAPIAELRKAFRPNTKLVFGETIGNPALGVLDFEKFSKLAKEFDVPFLVDNTLATPFLVKPLKHGANVVIHSATKYIDGHAIALGGVVIDGGNYNWNNGKFPDLVNPDAQYANTSYTEKFGRAAYIVKARAQFLRDFGAAQSPFNAFLLNLGLETLHLRMPQHSSNALALAEYLSKHPAVNWVNYPALKSSPNSKRIRKYFDYQGGSGVLTFGLKGGKAAIRSFVKALKVAALVVHVGDARTSVLHPATSTHSQLSPKDRLAAGIPDDMIRVSVGIEDPRDIIADFEQAIKASTTKH; encoded by the coding sequence ATGTCAATTAAAACATCGAAAAAGTCAAGTAAAATCTCAGCGGATGTTACGAATCCGGCAAATTGGAATTTCGGCACCAAGTGCCTGCAGGCGGGCTGGAAGCCGAAAGTGGGCGAGCCCCGCGTTTTGCCGATTTTCCAGTCAACCACTTACAAGTACGAAGATGTTGACGAAGTAGAACGTCTTTTCGCCCTCAAGCAGTCGGGCAATAAGTATACGCGTACGGGCAACCCGACGGTAGCGGCTTTTGAAGCAAAAATTACCGAGTTGGAAGGCGGCGTGGGCGCGGTCGCGACGGCTTCGGGACAGTCGGCCGTATTGCTCGCAATTTCGAATTTGGTGAAGGCGGGCGATCACATTGTGGCTTCTAAGGCGGTGTATGGCGGAACCTACACGCTGCTTGATGTTCGACTTTCTAAGCTCGGTGTCGAAACGACTTTCATTGACCCGGAAGCGCCTATTGCAGAACTTCGTAAGGCTTTCCGCCCGAATACAAAATTGGTCTTCGGCGAAACCATTGGTAACCCGGCGCTTGGCGTTCTGGATTTCGAAAAGTTCTCGAAGCTTGCCAAGGAATTCGACGTGCCGTTCCTTGTGGACAACACTCTTGCAACGCCGTTCTTGGTGAAGCCCTTGAAGCATGGGGCGAATGTCGTCATTCATTCTGCAACCAAGTACATTGACGGTCATGCCATCGCCTTGGGCGGTGTCGTGATTGACGGCGGCAATTACAACTGGAATAACGGAAAGTTCCCGGATCTTGTCAATCCCGATGCGCAGTACGCAAACACTTCTTACACTGAAAAATTCGGCCGCGCTGCCTACATTGTCAAGGCCCGCGCCCAATTTTTGCGCGATTTCGGTGCAGCCCAGAGCCCCTTCAACGCATTCCTTTTGAACTTGGGTCTTGAAACGCTCCATTTGCGTATGCCGCAACACAGTTCTAACGCCTTGGCCTTGGCGGAATACCTCTCCAAGCATCCGGCGGTAAACTGGGTCAACTATCCGGCGCTCAAATCTAGCCCGAACAGCAAGCGCATTCGCAAGTATTTCGATTACCAGGGCGGAAGCGGCGTGCTGACCTTTGGCCTCAAGGGAGGCAAGGCTGCCATTCGCTCGTTCGTGAAGGCTTTGAAAGTCGCTGCCTTGGTGGTGCATGTGGGTGATGCCCGCACAAGCGTGCTGCACCCGGCAACGAGTACGCATTCTCAGCTTTCGCCGAAGGATAGGCTTGCTGCAGGAATTCCTGACGACATGATTCGCGTGTCCGTCGGTATCGAAGATCCGCGCGACATTATCGCCGATTTTGAACAGGCCATTAAGGCGAGTACAACAAAACATTAA
- a CDS encoding ABC transporter substrate-binding protein, with protein sequence MKFIQTLLSFAAIFTLGFALIACEEEKSEKAAATNEPAFKYGSVEIPVSDGTLCIAPFFVAKEKGFFAKEGVDVKFVSANAETRKIGLNNGTYPITNSDFAFFQSVENGVNIKVVEGFHVGCIHLLVKKGSPIRSAQDLKGKKIAVNAIGATPHQAATLWLEANGVSAINDVQFLPYADGNLALEALERGQVEAVSLWDPLGSLAAVDGRADVLMDLATDPVFAGRYCCFYYVSGILLEKEPEKIKALLRALEQAHTWISEHPEETVELMQAGKHSAIEDKEFATALIKSYEYQSPEQKAKSGRNLKADLHYFADLLHKVGYLQLNADEFTEKIYREVDWNK encoded by the coding sequence ATGAAATTCATTCAAACATTACTATCGTTCGCAGCCATTTTCACTTTGGGCTTTGCACTCATCGCCTGCGAAGAAGAAAAATCCGAGAAGGCTGCCGCTACCAATGAACCCGCTTTTAAATACGGTTCTGTCGAAATTCCCGTTTCCGATGGAACCCTTTGCATTGCGCCGTTCTTTGTCGCCAAAGAAAAAGGCTTCTTCGCCAAGGAAGGTGTCGATGTGAAATTCGTGTCGGCGAATGCGGAAACCCGCAAAATCGGCCTCAACAACGGAACCTATCCGATTACGAACTCCGACTTCGCCTTTTTCCAGTCCGTCGAAAATGGCGTGAACATCAAGGTGGTCGAAGGATTCCACGTCGGATGCATTCATTTGCTCGTCAAGAAGGGTTCGCCGATTCGTAGCGCTCAAGATTTAAAGGGCAAAAAGATTGCCGTGAACGCCATTGGCGCTACACCCCACCAAGCTGCGACTCTTTGGCTTGAAGCAAACGGCGTTTCTGCTATAAACGATGTTCAATTCTTACCCTATGCCGATGGCAACTTGGCGCTCGAAGCCTTGGAACGCGGACAGGTCGAAGCGGTTTCACTTTGGGACCCGCTGGGAAGCCTTGCCGCTGTTGACGGCCGCGCCGACGTACTGATGGATTTGGCGACTGACCCTGTTTTTGCAGGCCGCTATTGCTGCTTCTATTATGTTTCGGGCATCCTTCTGGAAAAGGAACCAGAAAAGATCAAGGCTCTCCTCCGCGCTCTCGAACAGGCGCACACCTGGATCAGCGAACACCCGGAAGAAACCGTGGAACTCATGCAGGCAGGCAAGCACTCCGCTATCGAAGACAAGGAATTCGCAACCGCACTCATCAAGTCGTATGAATACCAGTCCCCTGAACAAAAGGCAAAGAGTGGCCGCAACCTGAAAGCCGACTTGCACTACTTTGCAGACCTGCTGCATAAAGTCGGATACCTGCAGCTGAATGCCGACGAATTCACCGAAAAAATCTACCGCGAAGTCGACTGGAATAAGTAA
- the metK gene encoding methionine adenosyltransferase: MAHYLFTSESVSKGHPDKVCDQISDAILDACLAQDPNSRVACETLANTGLVVISGEITTKAVIDYQQIARKTIKSIGYVNPELAFDYKGCSVLVAVDKQSPDIAQGVDAKAAEGKEDDKQGAGDQGMMFGYAVNETKELMPLPISLAHKLMEEIQNLRESGKIKWLRPDAKSQVTVEYDENDKPVRVDTVVVSTQHDEFVNGKELKHSTIEKEIIEKLIKKVIPAKLLDKKTRFLINPTGKFVIGGPHGDCGLTGRKIIVDTYGGMGRHGGGAFSGKDPSKVDRSAAYAARYVAKNIVAAGLADRCEVQLAYAIGYSKPVSVLVNTFKTGKIDDRKIEEIVKKTFDLSPAGIVKMLDLKKPGYQATAALGHFGRTGARFTWEKTDKAATLKKLAKA, encoded by the coding sequence ATGGCACATTATCTCTTTACTTCTGAATCCGTGTCCAAGGGACACCCCGACAAAGTTTGCGACCAGATCTCGGATGCAATTCTCGACGCCTGCCTCGCCCAAGACCCGAACAGCCGTGTGGCTTGCGAAACACTTGCCAACACCGGTCTGGTCGTTATCTCTGGCGAAATTACCACCAAGGCCGTAATTGACTACCAGCAGATCGCACGCAAGACTATTAAGAGCATCGGTTATGTGAACCCGGAACTCGCTTTTGATTACAAGGGTTGCTCCGTACTCGTTGCAGTGGACAAGCAGTCTCCCGATATCGCTCAGGGTGTTGACGCCAAGGCCGCCGAAGGCAAGGAAGATGACAAGCAGGGCGCAGGAGATCAGGGCATGATGTTCGGTTATGCCGTGAACGAAACCAAGGAACTGATGCCGCTTCCGATTAGCCTTGCTCACAAGCTCATGGAAGAAATCCAGAACCTCCGCGAATCCGGCAAAATCAAATGGCTCCGCCCCGACGCAAAATCTCAGGTGACTGTCGAATACGACGAAAACGATAAGCCCGTGCGCGTCGATACCGTGGTGGTCAGCACCCAGCACGACGAATTCGTGAACGGCAAGGAACTCAAGCATTCTACCATCGAAAAGGAAATCATCGAAAAGCTTATCAAGAAGGTGATTCCGGCAAAGCTTTTGGACAAGAAAACTCGCTTCCTCATCAATCCGACGGGCAAGTTCGTGATTGGTGGCCCGCACGGTGACTGCGGCCTGACCGGTCGTAAGATTATCGTGGACACCTACGGCGGCATGGGCCGTCACGGTGGTGGTGCATTCAGTGGCAAGGACCCGAGCAAGGTTGACCGCAGCGCTGCTTACGCCGCACGCTATGTAGCAAAGAATATTGTCGCCGCAGGCCTTGCAGACCGTTGCGAAGTTCAGCTCGCTTACGCCATCGGTTACTCCAAGCCGGTGTCAGTGCTGGTGAATACGTTCAAGACTGGCAAGATTGATGACCGCAAGATTGAAGAAATCGTGAAGAAGACCTTCGACCTTTCTCCGGCCGGCATCGTGAAAATGCTTGACTTGAAGAAGCCCGGCTACCAGGCAACTGCAGCGCTTGGCCACTTCGGTCGCACCGGCGCTCGCTTCACTTGGGAAAAGACGGACAAGGCTGCAACTTTGAAGAAACTCGCCAAAGCATAA
- a CDS encoding 50S ribosomal protein L11 methyltransferase, whose translation MSILVDVKKYLALEEAPKHVQDYLSVAVTDHAYLPKTEDITSDWVAYIAAPAFKLIRENLRHDVEAFASIGTGSGIDVLTGVELLGAKRVGFTDLQKSVVDAAAKNIKKNLKNADSIELEFGAGDLLQPLENGKRRYDVIYENLPNVPLTDNTKIEDKRNSGHYLEKRVEVIPEFVHEQMLDLHYLALKQARDYLADKGAVYSTLGGRVPLSAFIKLGELAGLSSEIFTYSWKVQAEPEDVISGYAAQEKAGLGPFRFYRASDLQKAFANISVKESGKNAFEIEKSLESSKLTAKEAYEAFLKGEVIGHTVAVLKSSVK comes from the coding sequence ATGAGTATTTTAGTTGATGTTAAAAAGTATCTGGCTTTAGAAGAAGCACCGAAACATGTTCAAGATTATCTTTCCGTGGCTGTAACGGATCACGCCTATTTGCCAAAGACCGAAGATATTACTAGCGATTGGGTGGCCTACATCGCGGCACCTGCATTCAAGCTGATCCGCGAGAACCTGCGGCACGATGTGGAAGCGTTCGCTTCAATCGGAACGGGTTCCGGCATCGATGTCTTGACGGGCGTTGAACTCTTGGGCGCAAAACGCGTGGGCTTTACCGATTTGCAGAAAAGTGTGGTAGATGCCGCCGCCAAAAATATCAAGAAAAATTTGAAGAATGCAGATTCAATTGAATTGGAATTCGGTGCAGGCGACCTTCTACAACCTCTTGAAAATGGCAAGCGCCGTTACGACGTGATTTACGAGAACCTGCCCAATGTTCCGTTAACCGATAACACCAAGATTGAAGACAAACGAAACAGCGGCCATTACCTGGAAAAGCGCGTCGAAGTGATTCCGGAATTCGTGCATGAGCAAATGCTGGATTTGCATTATCTGGCGCTTAAGCAGGCCCGCGATTACTTGGCCGACAAGGGTGCCGTCTATTCTACACTCGGTGGCCGCGTGCCGCTCAGTGCGTTTATCAAGCTTGGCGAATTGGCGGGCCTTTCTTCTGAAATCTTCACGTATTCCTGGAAGGTGCAGGCGGAACCTGAAGACGTGATTTCGGGCTATGCCGCACAAGAAAAGGCGGGGCTCGGGCCGTTCCGATTCTACCGCGCAAGCGACTTGCAAAAAGCATTCGCCAACATCTCGGTGAAGGAATCCGGCAAGAACGCTTTCGAAATCGAGAAGTCGCTGGAATCTTCGAAGCTTACTGCTAAAGAAGCTTACGAAGCATTCCTAAAGGGCGAAGTGATCGGCCATACGGTCGCCGTACTGAAATCAAGCGTGAAGTAA
- a CDS encoding dimethylsulfonioproprionate lyase family protein encodes MQDFIARLIEESKRFLNERAQIDDDIGQEAAKFVAREIPAPSGTFEKSDSPLIRWIEDSAKHGSSETANLLKALKPALPFLPWKYNYEPRADMPDLGNRMGWGEILGPEAPYHDEHFCFGFTLLGKNTLYPAHYHPATELYVVLSGLAVWTLDGVSKVRGPGEFILHPSNHVHSMQTRDEPLLALYTWSGEDVVTLSKYV; translated from the coding sequence ATGCAAGATTTTATTGCCCGTTTAATTGAAGAATCGAAGCGATTTCTGAATGAACGTGCCCAAATTGACGATGATATCGGTCAAGAGGCGGCCAAGTTTGTAGCACGTGAAATTCCTGCCCCGAGCGGGACTTTTGAAAAAAGCGATTCTCCGCTGATTCGCTGGATTGAAGATTCCGCAAAACACGGAAGTTCAGAGACTGCAAATTTGCTGAAAGCGCTAAAGCCCGCACTCCCTTTTTTGCCGTGGAAATATAATTACGAACCTCGCGCCGATATGCCTGATTTAGGAAACCGTATGGGATGGGGAGAAATCCTCGGGCCCGAAGCGCCGTATCACGACGAACATTTTTGTTTCGGATTTACGCTTCTCGGAAAGAATACCTTGTATCCGGCGCATTACCACCCTGCCACGGAACTTTATGTGGTGCTTTCGGGCCTTGCCGTTTGGACATTAGACGGCGTTTCAAAAGTCCGCGGTCCCGGAGAATTTATTCTGCACCCATCGAACCACGTCCATTCAATGCAAACAAGGGATGAGCCTCTACTCGCACTTTACACATGGAGCGGCGAAGATGTCGTGACGCTCTCGAAGTACGTGTAA
- the thiF gene encoding thiazole biosynthesis adenylyltransferase ThiF, whose product MALTNEQLERYSRHIILKDVGVKGQKKLLNAKVLVIGAGGLGAPVAMYLAAAGVGTIGIADADVVDLSNLQRQIIHATQDVGKPKVQSAKETMEAMNPDVNVIAYHTFVTSENILDLVKDYDFIVDGTDNFPTKFLINDACVMAKKPFSHAGIVGFQGQLMTYVPEQGPCYRCIFEEPPPKGSVPTCKEAGVIGAIAGVIGSLQAMEAIKYILGVGNLLTGYLLTYNALTAEFRKVKLPSHNDDCAVCGTHPTITQLVDYEQAACDLKH is encoded by the coding sequence ATGGCTCTTACCAACGAACAACTGGAACGGTATTCGCGCCACATTATTCTTAAAGATGTCGGCGTAAAAGGCCAAAAGAAGCTCTTGAACGCGAAGGTACTCGTCATTGGTGCGGGTGGCCTTGGCGCTCCAGTGGCCATGTACCTTGCCGCCGCCGGTGTGGGCACGATCGGCATTGCCGATGCCGATGTGGTTGACCTTTCAAATTTACAACGTCAGATAATACACGCCACGCAAGATGTGGGTAAGCCCAAGGTGCAATCCGCGAAAGAAACCATGGAAGCGATGAATCCTGACGTGAATGTAATCGCTTACCATACTTTCGTAACGAGCGAAAACATTCTCGACCTCGTCAAGGATTACGATTTTATCGTTGACGGCACCGACAATTTTCCGACGAAATTCTTGATTAATGATGCGTGCGTCATGGCGAAGAAACCTTTTTCGCATGCGGGTATTGTCGGATTTCAGGGGCAGCTGATGACATACGTACCGGAGCAAGGGCCTTGCTATCGCTGCATTTTCGAAGAACCGCCCCCGAAAGGTTCTGTGCCGACTTGCAAAGAGGCAGGCGTGATTGGGGCAATCGCAGGCGTAATCGGAAGTTTGCAGGCGATGGAAGCAATTAAGTATATTCTTGGCGTAGGCAATTTATTGACAGGCTACCTGCTTACCTACAACGCACTCACGGCGGAATTTCGCAAGGTGAAGCTCCCGAGTCATAACGACGACTGCGCCGTTTGCGGAACACACCCGACCATTACGCAGCTCGTTGACTACGAACAGGCTGCTTGTGATTTGAAACATTAA
- a CDS encoding PLP-dependent aminotransferase family protein yields MSKAGANSLYHYLYQCIKKDIVSGNVLAEEQLPSKRNLAQNLGISVVTVENAYAQLLAEGYIYSLPKKGFFVADINATAEPCAQRKRKMPRTRRLRAELTDESEHINPKYIADFASNGSDIEAFPFTTWAKITREVLCERQNDLLQVSPGMGSLELRRSIVRMLREFRNIQVSPEQIVIGAGTDYLYGLLVQLLGFDKCYGVEDPGWGKISKLYSQYGVKVSHIPIAAESFVDSVKKSDVDVVHISPAHHFPTGMVMPVGERYRLLSWAAESPNRYIVEDDYDSEFRMTGKPIPALQNIDVTEKVIYLNTFSKTMTSAIRLSYMVLPPHLAEKFHNKLSFYSCTVSNLDQYVMAKFIDLGYYETHINRMRNLYRAKRDMLLSAIRKSKISNVARIYEEDAGLHFILEVDTKCSDIEFRNRARFRGVNIRALSEYYFEAKPSQHKFVVNYSSVDKAGMQKAVQILASLCN; encoded by the coding sequence ATGTCCAAAGCGGGAGCAAACAGCCTCTACCATTACCTTTACCAATGCATCAAAAAAGATATCGTAAGCGGAAACGTCCTTGCCGAAGAACAACTCCCTTCCAAACGCAACCTCGCGCAGAATCTCGGCATTAGCGTCGTGACAGTTGAAAATGCTTACGCACAGCTCTTGGCCGAAGGCTATATCTACTCGCTCCCTAAAAAAGGTTTCTTTGTCGCAGACATCAACGCAACGGCGGAACCTTGTGCTCAACGCAAACGCAAGATGCCGCGTACCCGCAGGCTCCGCGCAGAACTCACCGACGAGTCAGAACATATCAACCCGAAATACATTGCCGACTTTGCAAGTAACGGTTCCGATATCGAGGCGTTCCCCTTTACCACTTGGGCAAAAATCACTCGCGAGGTCCTTTGCGAAAGGCAAAATGATTTGCTGCAAGTTTCTCCGGGAATGGGCTCGCTAGAACTTCGCCGATCCATTGTCCGCATGCTCCGCGAATTCAGAAATATCCAGGTATCGCCCGAACAGATTGTCATTGGCGCCGGAACTGATTACCTTTATGGCTTGCTAGTACAATTGCTCGGATTCGACAAGTGCTATGGCGTAGAAGACCCTGGCTGGGGCAAAATATCAAAACTGTATAGCCAATACGGCGTCAAGGTGAGTCACATTCCCATTGCGGCGGAAAGCTTCGTAGATTCTGTCAAGAAATCAGACGTCGATGTCGTGCATATTTCGCCAGCGCACCATTTTCCGACCGGGATGGTGATGCCTGTCGGCGAACGCTATCGCCTGCTCAGTTGGGCTGCCGAATCCCCAAATCGCTACATCGTCGAAGATGACTATGACAGCGAATTCCGCATGACCGGAAAACCCATCCCCGCATTACAGAACATCGATGTCACCGAGAAGGTGATTTACCTGAACACCTTTTCCAAGACGATGACTTCTGCGATTCGCCTCAGTTATATGGTGCTCCCGCCGCACCTTGCCGAGAAATTCCATAATAAGCTTTCGTTCTATTCGTGTACGGTTTCGAATCTGGACCAGTATGTGATGGCAAAATTCATCGATCTCGGTTACTACGAGACGCACATCAACCGCATGCGCAACCTGTACCGTGCCAAGCGCGATATGCTCCTGTCGGCTATCCGCAAGAGCAAAATTTCGAACGTCGCCCGAATTTACGAAGAAGATGCCGGACTCCACTTTATCTTGGAAGTGGACACGAAATGTTCCGATATTGAATTCCGCAACCGTGCCCGATTCCGCGGGGTAAACATCCGCGCCCTTTCGGAGTATTATTTTGAGGCAAAGCCATCGCAGCACAAGTTTGTCGTGAACTACTCGTCGGTAGATAAAGCGGGCATGCAAAAGGCAGTGCAGATACTCGCGAGCCTGTGCAACTAA
- the pdxS gene encoding pyridoxal 5'-phosphate synthase lyase subunit PdxS: MSDQNRYELNKNLAQMLKGGVIMDVTTPEQAKIAEAAGAAAVMALERIPADIRAAGGVSRMSDPKMIKGIQDAVSIPVMAKCRIGHFAEAQILQAIEIDYIDESEVLSPADDIFHINKREFDVPFVCGAKDLGEALRRIEEGASMIRTKGEPGTGDIVQAVRHMRLMNQEIARISSMREDELFNRAKELQVSYDLVRFVHDNKKLPVVNFAAGGVATPADAALMMQLGAEGVFVGSGIFKSGNPAKRAAAIVQAVTNYTDAKLIAKLSEDLGEAMVGINEQEIALLMAERGK; this comes from the coding sequence ATGTCTGACCAGAATCGTTACGAACTCAACAAGAACCTAGCCCAGATGCTCAAGGGTGGCGTCATTATGGATGTGACGACCCCTGAACAGGCCAAAATCGCCGAAGCCGCAGGTGCCGCCGCCGTGATGGCCCTGGAACGCATCCCCGCCGACATCCGCGCGGCAGGCGGTGTATCGCGCATGAGCGACCCCAAGATGATCAAAGGCATTCAGGATGCCGTCTCAATCCCGGTCATGGCCAAATGCCGTATCGGTCATTTTGCCGAAGCGCAAATTTTGCAGGCCATTGAGATCGACTACATCGACGAAAGCGAAGTGCTTTCTCCTGCCGACGACATTTTCCACATCAATAAGCGAGAATTTGATGTGCCGTTCGTTTGCGGCGCGAAGGACTTGGGCGAAGCGCTGCGCCGTATCGAAGAAGGCGCATCGATGATCCGTACCAAGGGCGAGCCGGGTACGGGCGACATCGTCCAGGCCGTACGACACATGCGCCTGATGAACCAGGAAATCGCCCGCATCTCGAGTATGCGCGAAGACGAACTCTTCAATCGCGCCAAAGAACTTCAGGTGTCGTACGACCTGGTGCGCTTCGTTCACGACAACAAGAAACTCCCCGTGGTGAACTTCGCTGCCGGTGGTGTTGCCACCCCCGCCGATGCCGCCCTCATGATGCAACTCGGTGCCGAAGGCGTTTTCGTAGGCTCCGGAATCTTCAAGTCGGGCAACCCCGCCAAGCGTGCCGCAGCCATTGTGCAGGCAGTTACCAATTACACCGATGCAAAGCTCATCGCCAAACTTTCTGAAGACTTGGGTGAAGCCATGGTCGGCATCAACGAACAGGAAATCGCGCTGCTGATGGCCGAAAGGGGAAAGTAA
- the pdxT gene encoding pyridoxal 5'-phosphate synthase glutaminase subunit PdxT, producing the protein MGINKPQIGVLAVQGAFIEHERILKSLGAEAFEIRQLRDLDRHLDGLVLPGGESTVQGKLLHDLGLFEPLRKKIVEGLPVLATCAGAILLAEKIAGENKAHFATLPAIIRRNAYGRQLGSFFTENEVAHIGKVPQTFIRAPFFESVGDGVEVLSRTASSNTADAPEQIVAVRYKNQIALSFHPELNSDTSIHRYFLKLVG; encoded by the coding sequence ATGGGAATTAACAAACCGCAAATTGGCGTACTCGCGGTGCAGGGGGCGTTCATTGAACATGAACGTATCCTCAAATCGCTGGGTGCCGAAGCATTTGAAATCAGGCAGTTGCGCGACCTTGACCGCCATTTGGACGGTCTTGTGCTCCCCGGTGGCGAAAGCACCGTGCAAGGAAAACTGCTCCACGACTTAGGGCTTTTCGAGCCTCTTCGTAAAAAGATTGTCGAAGGCCTGCCCGTACTCGCAACATGTGCCGGCGCAATCCTCCTTGCCGAAAAAATTGCAGGCGAAAACAAGGCGCATTTCGCGACACTCCCCGCGATTATCCGCCGCAATGCTTACGGAAGGCAGCTCGGCAGCTTCTTTACGGAAAACGAAGTCGCTCACATCGGAAAAGTGCCGCAGACCTTTATTCGCGCGCCCTTCTTTGAATCGGTCGGCGATGGCGTCGAAGTCCTTTCGCGTACGGCAAGTTCGAATACTGCAGATGCTCCCGAGCAAATCGTTGCAGTTCGCTACAAGAACCAAATTGCGCTTTCGTTCCATCCGGAACTCAATAGCGACACGAGCATCCACCGGTATTTCTTGAAGTTAGTGGGATGA
- the bioB gene encoding biotin synthase BioB, which produces MINRQTALEILNANADSLPNLIEQAYQLRTKYKGNRVSIQLLTNVRSGNCTQNCAYCAQSRDSEAPIEKYRYVEDKKLYGDNDLVDEMHLARHCIGLSGIRFADDDIEKLAERIRKMKKNDTQICCSIGFLTEKQALILKEAGLNRINHNLNSSRRFYPSICTTHTYQERIDNLKMLKGLGFEICSGGIIGMGETPEDVVDMLFELLEINPDSVPINFLLPVEGTRLAERDISALTPEYCIKVLCLARLMLPKSDIRCAAGREVYFKGHEKTLFKVADSIFASGYLTEGGQSLEETFRTIEAAGFTWQVESESSH; this is translated from the coding sequence ATGATAAACAGACAGACTGCTCTTGAAATTTTGAACGCGAACGCAGATTCGTTACCGAACTTGATTGAACAGGCATATCAGCTGCGTACCAAGTACAAAGGCAACCGCGTAAGCATTCAGTTGCTGACCAATGTCCGCAGCGGAAACTGTACGCAGAACTGCGCCTATTGCGCCCAGTCGCGCGATTCCGAAGCACCGATCGAAAAGTACCGCTATGTAGAAGACAAGAAACTTTACGGCGACAACGATCTCGTTGACGAAATGCATTTGGCGAGACACTGCATCGGGCTCAGCGGCATCCGTTTTGCGGATGACGATATCGAAAAACTGGCCGAACGTATCCGCAAGATGAAAAAGAACGACACGCAAATCTGTTGTTCCATCGGGTTCCTGACCGAAAAGCAGGCGTTGATTCTTAAAGAAGCGGGCCTCAATCGCATCAATCACAACTTGAACAGCAGCCGTCGTTTTTACCCGAGCATTTGCACCACGCACACTTACCAGGAACGAATTGACAACTTGAAAATGCTGAAGGGCCTCGGCTTTGAAATCTGCTCCGGCGGCATCATCGGCATGGGCGAAACGCCCGAAGATGTCGTCGATATGCTTTTCGAACTGCTGGAGATTAATCCCGACTCGGTTCCCATCAACTTCCTGCTGCCGGTAGAAGGCACGCGCCTTGCGGAGCGCGATATTTCGGCACTCACGCCCGAATACTGCATCAAGGTGCTTTGCCTTGCGCGCCTAATGCTCCCGAAATCGGATATCCGCTGCGCCGCCGGCCGCGAAGTGTATTTCAAAGGTCACGAGAAGACGCTCTTCAAGGTAGCCGACTCTATTTTTGCGTCAGGCTATCTCACCGAAGGCGGCCAGAGTCTCGAAGAGACCTTCCGCACCATCGAGGCGGCTGGCTTCACCTGGCAAGTGGAAAGTGAATCATCCCACTAA